The Candidatus Acidiferrales bacterium genome has a window encoding:
- a CDS encoding diguanylate cyclase — translation MATQTPDVVQASPGPAAKQGASTTGKAKASGKDPTTRLKELDRRDWQLFSILLLVTLLVSGCVFSFLAPSVFWGLRAITIQSRLLPQLVFGFVTLIILFNIYVIQKRREITRLRWSILEVEHEAEFNRTLALLDPLTGAYNRRMLEEVLGREMARAQRHVKPLSLLLFDLDRFKEINARFGHLTGDRVLREVAVMLKDNFRAGDVVIRYGGDEFLV, via the coding sequence ATGGCCACACAAACCCCGGATGTTGTCCAGGCATCTCCCGGCCCAGCCGCTAAACAAGGAGCTTCAACTACCGGGAAAGCAAAGGCTTCGGGTAAGGATCCCACCACCCGGCTGAAGGAACTCGACCGGCGAGATTGGCAGCTCTTTTCCATTCTGTTGCTCGTTACCCTGCTCGTATCCGGCTGCGTCTTCAGCTTTCTTGCTCCTTCCGTCTTTTGGGGCCTGCGGGCGATCACCATCCAGTCGCGGCTGCTTCCCCAGCTTGTTTTCGGATTCGTCACGCTCATTATACTGTTCAACATCTACGTTATCCAAAAGCGGCGGGAAATTACGCGGCTGCGCTGGAGCATACTCGAGGTCGAGCACGAAGCGGAGTTCAATCGGACTCTGGCGCTCCTCGACCCTCTCACCGGTGCCTACAACCGGCGCATGCTGGAGGAAGTGCTCGGCCGGGAGATGGCGCGGGCGCAACGCCACGTCAAGCCCCTTTCCCTGCTGCTTTTTGATCTCGACCGCTTCAAGGAAATCAACGCCCGCTTCGGCCATCTGACCGGCGACCGGGTGCTGCGGGAAGTGGCGGTGATGCTCAAGGACAACTTTCGGGCAGGCGACGTCGTCATTCGGTACGGCGGCGACGAGTTTCTCGTG